Within the Bombyx mori chromosome 24, ASM3026992v2 genome, the region aacgtcataatttttttatttttttttattgcttagatgtgtggacgagctcacagcccacctggtgttaaatggttactggagcccatagacatctacagcgtaaatgcgccacacaccttgagatataagttctaaggtctcagtatagttacaacggctgccccacccttcaaaccgaaacgcattactgcttcacggcagaaataagcggggcggtggtacctacccgtgcggactcacaagaggtcctaccaccagtaaaataaaagaaatatattaagtggaattttctttggtttccgcgcgatttattattgttacctatattgaggggtgaaaggatatatttaaagtttaaaatttggtaaaaaatatcataacaagaaCAAACTTCTTCAGATACCTAAttgaatgaaataaacttaattgaagttgaattaaaaacatcgaactgttgttgCTAATActaaacaaaatacatttttaattacaaagataaaagtCGCGTATTAtccgaaatgtcgcttaagccgaATACCTTTTCACCCCTCTATAATGATTcctacatctttttttattgcccttgtaggcacacgAAGATACGGCCCatgatggtcagtggttaccattgcccatggacttcagcaataccagggacagagccTTACCGTTAAgttctctccacaagcctcgtttgaagaaggacatgtcataacaccgtggaggggtgTCCATTCCAAAGGCCAGTGCTATTTTAATCTCTCAGGGTTGAGCTCCGTACACTCACCTACGAAACCCCACGCATTTGGAATAGGCCCTTAGGTTACCAAAGACTTGTagggggatttttttttattaataaataaaaaaaatcccatgACTCAAGgggggattttttttaaaaataaataaaaaaatcccccTACAAGTCGTTGGTCAAAAATTTATAATGATAAATTTTTAGCAGGCAACATCGCTGTCCGCCTCTAGTTTTGTAAGCTCCGTATTGTTTGGTCCAAATGGACgaattataatgttaattgtTTGCTAATGGAAGTCATCAATTACATCTGTATTATCGGGGAATCCATTAGACGATAGCATTGTTGATACTGTAACTTTATCGGGAAAATTGAGATacattaattgatttttttccctacctattcgttggtagcctacgCTACAGGGAGATTCCATGTACGCCCAGACCGGGTAGGTGGACTCGCGGatttaacctgagagaatttgctaacactagagccctagcaagagcagtgctttgcagaatccagtaccgaatcggaatcacaacccaatgagaagatccggcgagaaactcagtgggccttaattgttttttttaagtatgtttgTTCACACTTAGAACGGGCTCATGGACGCCCTTACTCAcctttaaagtcgtcgtggcctaaaggataagacgtccggtgcattcgtatcaagcgatgcaccggtgctcgaatcccgcagataggtaccaatttttctaatgaaataggtacttacTAAATTAACAAATGCTCTTCCACGgcgaataataacatcgtgtaatgaaaactaaacccgcaaaattataatttgcgtaattactggttgtagaacgtattgtgagtccgtacgtATAAACGGATtagggtggcggcgacaattgagacaatttacatccacacCAAATAACATATTATTCTCTTCAGTACACGTTACGGTaggtagaatacgaatgccacagagttttttttttttatgattgaaggattactggtggcccggaggcctttccagtttcaccaggacaggtgggcgagcaaaggctaagccaggaggggtgggatttgctaacagctacccgagcgcctccgaaggagacctaacagctcaagagtagctgcttcgcgaatgaatctactaccggatcggaatcgcgacccgctgagaagatccggcgagaaactcagcgagctgattcatgggttaggttgcacggcgaactctttgtcgagttcgacgagtacggttaccgaggtccctaagcctgctcctagtgttagagctgaaggcgtctaatgcaaaggttattggatctgatggatccgtaaggacgcagccacagagatatgctaaccgccggtatttatacaatcatcttgacctattttaatacaaacttagtaggtaatattaaacattgttcatcttaatcattctgctgattatttacgtacaattattatttaataatatcgaattatgtaacataaataacattaaggctTATTGCGCCGTAATGtttattgcgccggaagctgtcaagcggaaggcaccaataaaatattataagtataaagaaatatgaatgaactatttacttgattatgaaattactaattacattataagactaataagatctatatatttcctaagttcgtaaataatttattatgtgaggccggaagtgttgctcgataacacaCGGTTAGGTACACCagcgccccgcctatttctgccgtgaagcagtaatgcgcttcggtttggagggcggggcagccgttgtactgtaaaagctgagaccttagaacccatatcttaaggtgggtggcggcatttacgttgtagatgtctatgggccccagcaAACAGTTAACGCCACCCAAGTAGGTGGGGGAACCTTACGACCTGCCACCCATAAAACCAAATTACccaagtatttattttatttatactgtaGGTACTATCAAATCGTTGACATAAGATATCGACAGGTGAAAGGATAAACTAGCCTTTCAGCCTTTTACCCCTTCGATATGGATAAAGATGTTGATTTTCAAAGCTACCCATCACAAAGGACTTGCAATGTCATTGAACTTGATGTACATCATGACTGCTTAGCTAAGAAACCATTATCTAATATCTTATtatcctactggtggtaggaccgcacGGGTAAGAACACCAgtgcactgcctatttctgccgtgaagcagtaatgcgtttcggtttgaagggcggggcagtcgttgtaactatactgagaccttagaacttatatctcaaggtgggtggcgcatttacgttgtaaatgtttatgggctctggtaatcacttagcaccaggtgggctgtgagcacatccacccatctaagcaataataaaaataataataataatatttgcattTCGTTTTAAGGTGGCAATTCTGCTGTCTGTAATGTACCTCGCTTATCAATACTGGGGAGTGATGTTCAAATGCGAAGAGGAGGAAGACTATAGGGGAATTACACGGAAATCTAGGTCTAGATCTAGGTAAGCCAGCTTTTTCAGTATTGTTTCAGGGGGTATATTTTAATCGCAGCCAAAGATATAATTTACAACATTAAACAATGGAGAAGAGCGTATTTTCACCCAtagtaaaccttttttttttttcgggccgtgggccgaacctcccgcgaggtccccgcgcataaggggcgcgcggggtatgtgagactcaacgatctgcaggtgttgagagcagatcccgggcccaaggattttagggcccacccactaaacgactcccctgcactcttacacccgacgtccgatcccctccgaggtcagaacccggatgaggtaagggggttaccgcggtcaacactacaaccagacagcgcagctcaccccaaggacgcccggccgacggagccttcgaggcgaatcgaaggctctgaaacgtcggccgtctcggtacggcagcccgtcaggccggccagacggtgccgctggtgtcccgggataccccgctggaccagaaccagcctgccgggtcgggacgcgatacaccgccaaccggtcgctctttcgtaactccttggaagcgcgctagagtgctggtagcgtgccgcgcggcctctaccccctcaggtcgccccttgaccttcaccggggggaagccgccatCTACAGGGGCCGGAGTCGGGCCGGAGTCGGCccttctccggcccccggctcggcggcgacggataggtgcggagaaggatgagctctccctctctcgttccgccgcctccctctgcgagatggtgtactcgcagaagtcgagcatcgccttccaggactcatcgctgccgagcatcgtggcCACGACGGTCGGGAGCGACAAGTCCAGCCTCCAGCCATGCGGGGCAATGTGCGAGCGTAAGCTCGACCGTAtcctcgtcgcagtcacagtggtgaCACTCCATCGTACCCATAGTAGACCTGCAATCTATTTCGATCGATATTCGGGGAAGTCCCGAATTTTGTTCGATATAAGTTGCCAGCTCACGAAACTGTTAAAATCATACTTAATTTTTCcaaatgatttttgtttttgggtTTAAGGATGACCACAAGAATGCtctatataaaaataagattgTTTTCAGAAAAAGTTTGATAATGTACAACAAAAATGTGCTCATTGCttttattttggtttatttCGGTGCCCGACGTTCAATTCTGATAAAAAATCATTccggagttttatttttaaataatttattggttACCAACACTAGCCCACTACATTACAACTAGCACACACGTTAATCTCACACTAAtataaatgctaacacaatcaCACGTGTCGACCGTAGTCCTCGTAGTAAAACAAgcagttaatttttttagttctaaaaatgtaacattattacacattacTATATTGACGGCGTCTCGTCTCAAACCAGTCGACAGTGTCAGCAAAAACGTCCAAACAATAACGGTtatgataattatttaatacccAAAACTAGTCGATTGAGAAGTACCTACATTCTTACCATCCACAATTTGTAACACACCGAATTCAATGAGATTTAGACGAAAACGTCCAAAACAGTAAGCAACTACTTACTACCCGGACTTCTTGGTCGGGAGGAATCGGGTTAGTAACAGATTAGGTTACTAACCTAAAACTGGCAATACCATTCCGGGGCCATTAGTCCCTGGATCCCATAAAGTTATATATTTTCTTATGATTAAACGCTCACTGGTGTCccagagacctttccagttttaccgggacaggtgggcgagcaaagactgagccaggagaggtgggatttgctaacagctacctgaACGCCCTCAAAAcaaacctaacagctcaagagcagctgctttgcgattgaatctactaccggatcagaatcgcgacccgctgaggagatccggcgagggactttatttcgccgtaaaatCGTGTTTGATGTAATtgacaccacagttgaaacagtAGGAGTTTTATTGTTCTAGCGGCATACAGTTCTACGTTATAcacatcatatttttttatgttatgtcctttttaaattttcggcgtTAAAAAAGgtccgtgtcacagactatcttcttttttccaaattcagcgggctgatgtatgacCATGTATGACTTAGGTTGCAcctcgaactcggcaaagactTCAACGTGCCACCTAACCAGAATGAAAGGTTTTATTTAAACCGAACCGTGTATAATATGTATCGTATTGCTTGCGTTTGAAAACGGGAATGCTCATTCGATTTGCAGATCCTATTCTCGTTCACGATCGAGATCCAACGACCATCACTACAAGGTGCCAGAGCCGAAGCACGGGCGTCGCGGCAGGAAGCCACAGAGGCGGTGTCCCGACTGCAGTCTGTGCAACTTTGGAGAGTGAAACAGAAAATGGCGCGCGAAAGAGTTGTTTGACATTTGAGACTGGAAACGtcatttgaaatttttgtaatttttcgaTTGCTTCctcgattatattttataataaagaatttTATCGCTATTATATTGTGTTCAttgttgctatttttttttgttttttgttaatgGATTTTTATGCAATTGAATACTGTATAAACCCCCGCTGTGTTTTTTTAGGTTGGGGGAAAAGTTTCATCGCATTTTtgaagaaaattcacaacattttttaatataatttatttacatttaacta harbors:
- the LOC101745331 gene encoding uncharacterized protein LOC101745331 gives rise to the protein MDSLAESIADFIRVRQLNIAVAILLSVMYLAYQYWGVMFKCEEEEDYRGITRKSRSRSRSYSRSRSRSNDHHYKVPEPKHGRRGRKPQRRCPDCSLCNFGE